A single genomic interval of Desulfosoma caldarium harbors:
- a CDS encoding ABC transporter permease translates to MRAYLVKRLLQMIPTLLGITFITFCIIQLAPGNPAMLKLQMATQGEMADTAYAKQVIEQTKKLYGLDKPLPVQYLLWVKRVFTLDFGTSFKDHRRVMDKIAERLPVTIQINLISIFLVYLIAIPFGVYSATHPDTLPDKVLTLFFFFLYSLPNFWVAMLLIMLFGGGDFWDIFPIYGISSIGAENWPLWRQILDRLEHLVLPVACLTYGGFAYLSRLTRAELLEVIREDYVRTARAKGLSERVVVMKHAFRNALLPIITLLAFLLPAMFGGSVIIESIFSIPGMGQLGFEAVLSRDYPVIMAITTISALLTLIGLLLSDILYAVLDPRIQLD, encoded by the coding sequence ATGCGGGCGTATCTGGTTAAGAGGTTGTTGCAGATGATTCCGACGCTTTTGGGGATCACCTTTATCACCTTCTGCATCATCCAGCTGGCCCCGGGAAACCCCGCCATGCTCAAACTGCAAATGGCCACTCAGGGCGAAATGGCCGATACCGCTTACGCGAAACAGGTCATCGAACAGACGAAAAAACTTTACGGTTTGGATAAACCCCTGCCCGTTCAGTACCTGCTCTGGGTCAAGCGGGTCTTTACCCTGGACTTCGGCACATCATTTAAGGACCATCGACGAGTCATGGACAAGATCGCCGAGCGGCTTCCCGTGACCATACAGATCAACCTCATTTCCATCTTTCTCGTCTACCTTATCGCCATTCCCTTTGGCGTCTATTCCGCCACCCATCCGGACACCCTTCCGGACAAGGTCCTCACGCTGTTCTTTTTCTTCCTCTATTCCTTGCCCAACTTCTGGGTGGCCATGCTCTTGATCATGCTTTTCGGCGGTGGCGACTTTTGGGACATTTTTCCCATCTATGGCATTTCATCCATTGGCGCGGAAAACTGGCCTCTGTGGCGTCAGATACTGGATCGCCTTGAACACCTTGTGCTTCCCGTGGCTTGCTTGACCTACGGTGGGTTTGCCTACCTTTCGCGCCTGACGCGAGCGGAACTTTTGGAAGTGATTCGAGAAGACTACGTGCGCACGGCTCGAGCCAAAGGGTTGAGCGAGCGGGTGGTCGTTATGAAGCATGCCTTTCGCAATGCGCTCCTGCCCATCATCACTCTGTTGGCTTTCTTGCTTCCGGCCATGTTTGGTGGCAGTGTCATCATCGAAAGCATCTTTTCCATTCCCGGTATGGGGCAACTGGGTTTCGAGGCGGTGTTGTCCCGAGACTATCCGGTCATAATGGCCATCACGACCATTTCCGCGCTGCTCACTCTGATTGGGCTGCTGCTTTCAGACATTTTGTACGCCGTGTTGGATCCTCGCATCCAGTTGGACTGA
- a CDS encoding ABC transporter permease, giving the protein MSYWKVVWQHFRKKRRAMAGLWVSVFMAVVALLAPMLANDRPIVAFWQGRLVFPVFNEKLRPKTGQWKDLWNPEVFVFQKPFGDPPSWALWPPVPYSPSEYDLLENLSAPSRKHWFGTDDRGRDVLSRMIHGARISLSVGFVAVSIALVIGITLGGLAGYFGGWVDALISRLIEILLTIPTFFLIIAIIAFLPPSIYNIMVVIGLTGWTGVARFVRAEFFKLKRLDFIQASVALGASHLRIIFLHMLPNAMAPVLVSAVFGIAGAILTESSLSFLGFGVPPPTPSWGDILSQSRDYIEFAWWLTTFPGVAIFLGITAYNLVGEGLRDAMDPKLFE; this is encoded by the coding sequence ATGTCGTACTGGAAAGTGGTCTGGCAACACTTCAGGAAAAAGCGCCGAGCCATGGCAGGCCTGTGGGTTTCCGTATTTATGGCAGTGGTGGCCCTCTTGGCCCCTATGCTGGCCAATGATCGGCCTATCGTGGCGTTCTGGCAAGGGCGCTTGGTTTTTCCCGTCTTTAACGAAAAACTTCGACCGAAAACGGGCCAATGGAAGGATTTATGGAATCCTGAGGTTTTTGTCTTTCAGAAACCTTTCGGCGACCCGCCATCCTGGGCTCTGTGGCCCCCGGTGCCTTACTCCCCATCGGAATACGATCTGCTGGAAAACCTGTCAGCCCCATCGCGCAAACACTGGTTCGGAACCGACGATCGAGGGCGCGACGTGCTGAGTCGCATGATTCATGGGGCCCGAATATCCTTGTCCGTAGGCTTTGTGGCCGTGAGCATCGCTTTGGTGATCGGCATCACCCTTGGGGGCCTCGCTGGCTACTTCGGCGGCTGGGTCGATGCGCTGATCAGCCGCCTCATCGAAATACTTTTAACCATTCCGACCTTTTTTCTCATCATCGCCATCATCGCCTTTTTGCCGCCAAGCATTTACAACATCATGGTGGTCATCGGACTGACGGGCTGGACGGGAGTGGCTCGGTTCGTGCGCGCCGAATTTTTTAAACTGAAGCGACTGGACTTTATTCAAGCCTCGGTGGCCTTGGGCGCGTCGCACCTGAGGATCATTTTCCTGCACATGCTCCCTAACGCCATGGCTCCTGTGCTGGTTTCCGCGGTCTTTGGCATTGCGGGAGCCATTTTGACGGAATCCAGTCTGAGTTTTCTCGGCTTCGGTGTGCCGCCTCCCACGCCCAGCTGGGGGGATATACTCAGCCAGAGCCGCGATTACATCGAATTTGCTTGGTGGCTGACCACGTTTCCGGGCGTGGCCATCTTTCTGGGCATCACGGCCTACAACCTGGTAGGGGAAGGCCTCAGAGACGCCATGGATCCCAAGCTCTTTGAATGA
- the xseA gene encoding exodeoxyribonuclease VII large subunit: MPITSPFATVETSVIMTVSQLNARIKGLLEANFPYVWVRGEISNLKIPASGHAYFTLKDKNSQIRTVMFRTQYTRLKFRPEDGMAVLCQGRLSVYEPRGEYQIIADILEPEGLGALQLAFEQLKEKLLKEGLFDSERKRPLPMRPQRIAVITSSTGAAVRDILKVFQRCPYPLTVTLLPVRVQGEEAAPEIARALQAVSALKDTFGWDVVLLGRGGGSLEDLWPFNEEMTARAIAACTVPVISAVGHEIDVTISDMVADWRAPTPTAAAQWVVSRLEEVERRLMDQAKRLHAAWTARVDRLRTGLAHLEIRLTDPRRRLVDWRLAVDDRLDRLVRAMTHRLHLWRMRSNHATQRLQQVHPQKRLADLCTRLDLLSRRLVAEHFRAMDRWRLQLQGVAARLESLSPLGILARGYSLTFKLPEKILVRRASQVHFGDMVRIQLAEGQVKAQVVEISEKPLVGQDGSKSL, from the coding sequence ATGCCTATAACGTCCCCTTTTGCGACTGTGGAAACGTCGGTCATCATGACGGTCAGCCAGCTGAACGCCCGCATCAAGGGTCTGCTGGAAGCCAACTTTCCCTACGTGTGGGTTCGCGGGGAAATCTCCAACCTGAAAATTCCCGCATCCGGGCACGCCTATTTCACGCTGAAAGACAAAAACAGCCAGATTCGAACGGTCATGTTTCGAACCCAGTACACACGGTTAAAGTTTCGCCCGGAAGACGGCATGGCGGTGCTGTGTCAGGGTCGGCTCAGCGTGTATGAACCCCGCGGGGAATACCAGATCATTGCCGACATTTTGGAACCTGAGGGTCTCGGAGCGCTGCAACTCGCCTTTGAGCAACTCAAGGAAAAGCTACTCAAAGAGGGGCTGTTTGATTCCGAGAGGAAACGTCCCTTACCGATGCGACCACAACGGATCGCCGTGATCACATCGTCCACGGGCGCAGCTGTGCGGGATATTTTGAAGGTCTTTCAACGCTGCCCTTATCCACTGACGGTAACTCTGCTGCCTGTGCGCGTGCAGGGAGAAGAAGCCGCGCCGGAAATCGCTCGAGCTCTGCAAGCGGTCTCAGCCTTGAAGGACACTTTTGGCTGGGACGTGGTGCTGCTGGGTCGAGGCGGTGGCAGCTTGGAAGATCTTTGGCCTTTCAATGAAGAAATGACAGCGCGGGCCATTGCCGCATGCACCGTTCCCGTGATTTCTGCTGTGGGCCATGAAATCGATGTGACCATTTCGGATATGGTGGCCGATTGGCGTGCGCCAACGCCCACGGCTGCCGCCCAGTGGGTGGTGAGTCGCCTAGAAGAGGTGGAACGGCGCTTGATGGATCAGGCCAAACGTTTGCATGCGGCCTGGACGGCTCGTGTGGACCGCCTGCGAACCGGCCTTGCCCACCTCGAAATCCGCCTGACCGATCCGCGCCGTCGCCTCGTGGACTGGCGCCTGGCCGTGGACGATCGGCTGGACCGCCTGGTTCGCGCCATGACTCATCGGCTGCATCTCTGGCGCATGCGCTCGAACCACGCAACGCAAAGACTGCAGCAGGTCCATCCCCAAAAACGGTTGGCCGACCTGTGTACTCGACTGGATCTTCTATCCCGGCGCCTGGTGGCGGAACATTTTCGGGCCATGGATCGGTGGCGTCTTCAGCTTCAGGGCGTAGCAGCTCGGTTGGAATCTTTGAGTCCCCTAGGGATCCTCGCCCGAGGATATTCGTTGACGTTCAAGTTGCCGGAAAAAATCCTGGTGCGCCGCGCGTCCCAAGTGCACTTTGGAGACATGGTGCGCATTCAACTGGCCGAAGGGCAGGTGAAAGCCCAGGTTGTGGAAATCAGCGAGAAGCCTTTGGTGGGGCAGGACGGGTCCAAGTCTTTGTAA
- the xseB gene encoding exodeoxyribonuclease VII small subunit: MVGAEAQSRTKRKKTENFEEAMKRLEQIVEKLEKGDMPLEQAIEAFTEGVGLVRLCHEKLEEAEKKVQKLVQGEDGRWITTPLDKPLQNNES, encoded by the coding sequence ATGGTGGGTGCTGAAGCTCAGAGCAGGACCAAAAGAAAAAAAACCGAAAATTTTGAAGAAGCCATGAAACGGCTGGAACAAATCGTGGAAAAGCTTGAGAAGGGAGATATGCCTCTGGAACAGGCGATAGAAGCCTTTACCGAAGGTGTGGGTCTTGTGCGTCTGTGCCACGAAAAACTGGAAGAAGCCGAAAAGAAAGTCCAAAAGCTGGTTCAGGGGGAAGACGGGCGGTGGATCACTACGCCCTTGGACAAGCCGCTGCAAAACAACGAATCCTAG
- a CDS encoding farnesyl diphosphate synthase, with translation MLEKCQAVDEALERFFPASSGLEKTVVEAARYSLFAGGKRIRPILCLAAAEVVEGSANAVMPAACALEMVHTYSLIHDDLPVMDNDDFRRGRPTNHRVYGEAVAILAGDLLLTEAFGLLAAPSAFEAVPVPAERRLQAVAILARAAGVQGMIAGQIIDLESETREVDLTTVEYMHIRKTGALISASLEIGAVLSGASAEALEALSRYGRHVGLAFQITDDLLDVEGDPKVMGKSAGSDAAKNKKTYPALVGVALTKEIAQNHVERAIKALDGFGHQADPLRALARHLLVRKA, from the coding sequence ATGTTAGAAAAGTGCCAAGCAGTTGACGAAGCCCTGGAGCGTTTCTTTCCGGCGTCATCGGGCCTTGAAAAAACCGTGGTTGAGGCGGCCCGCTACAGTCTTTTTGCCGGAGGTAAAAGGATTCGGCCTATCTTGTGTTTGGCAGCCGCCGAAGTGGTAGAAGGATCGGCGAATGCCGTGATGCCGGCCGCATGTGCTTTAGAAATGGTGCACACCTATTCCTTGATTCATGACGATCTTCCGGTTATGGACAATGACGATTTTCGGCGAGGGCGGCCAACGAATCATCGGGTTTATGGGGAAGCCGTAGCGATTCTGGCCGGAGACCTGTTGCTTACAGAAGCCTTTGGCCTTCTCGCAGCGCCATCGGCCTTCGAAGCTGTCCCCGTTCCTGCCGAAAGACGCCTTCAGGCTGTAGCCATTCTGGCACGGGCTGCCGGAGTCCAGGGCATGATCGCTGGCCAGATCATCGATCTGGAATCTGAAACCCGTGAGGTGGACCTGACCACGGTGGAATACATGCACATCCGTAAAACGGGAGCGCTCATTAGCGCATCCTTGGAAATTGGGGCCGTACTTTCTGGAGCTTCGGCCGAGGCGTTGGAGGCCCTGAGCCGATACGGAAGGCATGTGGGTTTGGCTTTTCAGATTACGGACGATCTTCTGGATGTGGAAGGCGACCCCAAGGTCATGGGAAAATCCGCAGGATCCGATGCGGCAAAAAACAAAAAAACGTACCCGGCCCTCGTGGGCGTGGCTCTAACAAAAGAAATCGCTCAAAACCATGTTGAACGGGCCATAAAAGCGCTGGACGGCTTTGGACACCAAGCCGATCCCTTACGGGCTTTGGCACGCCATCTTTTGGTGCGAAAAGCCTGA
- the dxs gene encoding 1-deoxy-D-xylulose-5-phosphate synthase has protein sequence MLQTIDSPADLKRLSIKELETLAEEIRRVIIQTTACTGGHVAPNLGVVELTLALHYVFDAPTDRIVWDVGHQCYTHKLVTGRRDRFHTLRQWQGISGFPKRDESHYDAFGAGHASTSISAALGMASAKHLKGCPSRIIAVIGDGSMTGGMAFEALNHAGDLGRDLIVVLNDNEMSISPNVGALSSFLSRKLSSRTVMSLKREVENTLKAIPGVGSNIVQLLKKSEESFLSFFTPGMLFQALRFQYIGPIKGHRLDRLIETFKTAKSLKGPVLIHVGTVKGKGYEPAERDPARFHGIGCFDPKTGETRKENVPSYTAVFGRCLTELAEKDPRIVAITAAMPQGTGLDVFAQVYPKRFFDVGIAEQHAVTFAAGLAAEGYRPVVAVYSTFLQRAYDQIVHDVCLQKLPVIFAMDRGGLVGEDGPTHHGVFDMAYLRHIPNMVVMAPKDENELRHMLKTAVLQQGPIALRYPRGQGVGVPLDPEPHALPIGVAELLREGDHVTLVAVGAMVMEAVAAAEILAREGIEATVINARFVKPLDVHLIGQWASKTPLLVTVEENVRQGGFGSAVLEALSEEGLLPRRVLRLGIPDTFIPHGHLKKLRRELGLDAEGIAHSVRHALVATLPAIHEAPVRAIR, from the coding sequence TTGCTGCAAACCATAGACTCGCCGGCGGACCTCAAGCGGCTGTCTATCAAGGAACTGGAAACCCTTGCCGAAGAAATTCGCCGGGTGATCATTCAGACCACCGCGTGCACCGGAGGCCACGTGGCCCCGAACCTCGGTGTGGTGGAACTGACCTTGGCCCTTCACTATGTGTTTGATGCGCCCACCGATCGCATCGTCTGGGATGTTGGGCATCAATGCTACACGCACAAGCTTGTCACGGGCCGGCGCGACCGCTTTCACACCCTACGCCAGTGGCAGGGCATCAGTGGATTTCCAAAGCGCGACGAGAGCCACTACGACGCCTTTGGAGCGGGCCACGCCAGCACGTCTATTTCCGCCGCTTTGGGTATGGCCAGCGCTAAGCACCTCAAAGGATGCCCGAGCCGCATCATCGCCGTCATCGGAGACGGCAGCATGACGGGGGGCATGGCCTTTGAGGCGCTCAATCACGCGGGGGACTTAGGCCGAGATCTTATCGTTGTGCTCAACGACAACGAAATGTCCATTTCTCCGAACGTGGGCGCTCTGTCTTCCTTCCTAAGCCGCAAGCTGTCCAGCCGCACGGTGATGAGCCTCAAACGGGAGGTGGAAAACACCCTCAAGGCCATTCCCGGCGTAGGATCCAATATCGTTCAGCTGCTCAAAAAAAGCGAAGAATCCTTCCTGTCGTTTTTCACGCCCGGCATGCTCTTTCAAGCGTTGCGTTTTCAATACATTGGCCCCATCAAGGGCCATCGGCTGGACCGGCTCATCGAAACCTTTAAAACCGCAAAATCCCTCAAGGGTCCCGTGCTCATTCACGTGGGGACCGTCAAAGGCAAAGGATATGAACCTGCGGAACGTGACCCGGCTCGGTTTCACGGCATCGGGTGTTTTGACCCCAAGACGGGGGAAACCAGGAAAGAAAACGTACCGTCCTACACGGCCGTCTTTGGCCGATGCCTTACAGAACTGGCCGAAAAGGATCCGCGCATCGTGGCCATCACTGCGGCCATGCCGCAAGGCACCGGGTTGGACGTTTTCGCGCAGGTCTATCCCAAGCGCTTCTTTGATGTGGGAATCGCCGAACAGCACGCCGTGACCTTTGCCGCCGGGCTCGCCGCCGAAGGGTATCGCCCGGTGGTGGCCGTGTATTCCACCTTTTTGCAGCGTGCCTACGACCAGATCGTTCATGACGTGTGCTTGCAAAAGCTTCCGGTCATTTTTGCCATGGATCGAGGCGGCCTTGTGGGCGAAGACGGCCCGACCCATCACGGCGTATTCGATATGGCCTACCTTCGACACATTCCTAACATGGTGGTCATGGCACCCAAGGATGAAAACGAGCTACGCCACATGCTCAAGACGGCCGTGCTGCAGCAGGGCCCCATTGCGCTCCGGTACCCTCGAGGCCAAGGTGTGGGCGTGCCATTGGATCCCGAACCGCATGCTCTTCCCATTGGAGTGGCGGAACTGCTTCGAGAGGGCGACCACGTGACACTTGTGGCCGTGGGAGCGATGGTCATGGAAGCCGTGGCGGCGGCCGAAATCCTTGCCCGTGAGGGCATCGAGGCGACGGTGATCAACGCGCGGTTCGTCAAGCCTCTGGACGTGCACCTTATCGGCCAATGGGCATCCAAGACGCCCTTGCTGGTCACGGTGGAAGAAAACGTGCGCCAGGGTGGTTTCGGAAGCGCCGTCTTGGAAGCGCTCAGCGAGGAAGGCCTGCTGCCTCGGCGCGTGCTTCGCCTTGGTATTCCCGATACCTTTATTCCGCATGGCCATTTGAAAAAGCTGCGCCGAGAATTAGGATTGGACGCAGAAGGCATCGCTCACAGCGTTCG